In the genome of Gemmatimonadaceae bacterium, one region contains:
- a CDS encoding MBL fold metallo-hydrolase: MKLTFLGTGTSFGVPQLGCHCAVCNSADPRDKRTRVGAVVEGQGGARLLLDTPPELRLQLIAAGIDRVDAVLFTHDHADHTHGLDDIRAISVRRDGPLPFYGSEQTLASLRAKFGYVFDENVRPLPGTSKPEGRAIAFRHGELFSVAGIDVLPFAVPHGRMTVTGFRIGPLAYITDAKSIPDDVMAVIRGARVLVLNALFRTEHPTHLSIPDAIRVAGQVGAERTYLTHLTHDNFHADLEAELPRGISPAFDGLTVRIDGP, encoded by the coding sequence GTGAAGCTCACGTTCCTCGGAACCGGCACGAGCTTTGGCGTTCCCCAACTGGGGTGCCACTGCGCGGTGTGCAACTCGGCCGATCCGCGGGACAAGCGCACGCGCGTGGGCGCGGTGGTGGAGGGGCAGGGCGGGGCGCGTCTGTTGCTCGATACGCCGCCCGAGTTGCGCCTGCAGCTCATCGCCGCCGGCATCGATCGCGTGGACGCGGTGCTGTTCACCCACGACCATGCCGACCATACGCACGGCCTCGACGACATCCGCGCCATCTCGGTGCGCCGCGACGGGCCGCTGCCGTTCTACGGATCGGAACAGACGCTGGCCAGCCTCCGCGCCAAGTTCGGCTACGTGTTCGACGAGAACGTGCGCCCACTGCCCGGCACGTCCAAGCCCGAAGGGCGGGCCATCGCGTTCCGGCACGGCGAGCTGTTCTCGGTGGCCGGCATCGACGTGCTCCCGTTCGCCGTGCCCCACGGCCGCATGACCGTGACCGGGTTTCGCATCGGCCCCCTGGCCTACATCACCGACGCCAAGAGCATCCCCGACGACGTGATGGCGGTGATCCGCGGCGCCCGCGTCCTCGTGCTGAACGCCCTCTTCCGAACCGAGCACCCCACCCACCTCAGCATCCCCGACGCCATTCGCGTGGCCGGCCAGGTGGGCGCCGAGCGTACGTATCTCACGCACCTCACGCACGACAACTTTCACGCGGATCTCGAAGCCGAGCTGCCGCGGGGCATCAGCCCCGCGTTCGACGGCCTCACGGTTCGCATCGACGGACCATGA
- the hrpB gene encoding ATP-dependent helicase HrpB: MNSLPIDEALPALRAALRAHTSAVLQAPPGAGKTTRVPLALLDEPWLSGRAIVMLEPRRLATRAAARYMARTLGQPVGRTVGFRVRGESAVSATTRVEVVTEGILTRRMQHDPALDGVGLVIFDEFHERSVHADLGLAFALQSQALLRPDLRLLVMSATLDGDPVAALLGGAPIVRSEGRSFPVDTRYLPRRADARVEPDAAAAVQRALADDTGDILVFLPGAGEIRRTSELLAGRLADPRVHVAPLYGDLPADAQDQAIQPSPPGQRKVVLATSIAQTSLTIEGVRVVIDAGLSRGPSFSPRSGMTRLETVRVSRASADQRRGRAGRVAPGVCYRLWSAQEEHHLVAHESPEMLTADLAPVALELAAAGIAHPTDLKWLDPPPTAAFRQARELLVELGALGPDGRITPHGTRMAALGTHPRLAHLMLRGAELGAAADAATVAALLEERDILRGEGAPPPADFTLRVDALRGRGGIAHMAAARVDGPAAHRVRELAQRWRAQLESPPGAAAEIPLGALLALAYPDRVAQRRVGQRTRYLMRNGQGAVLGDAAAFSDAEYLVVTETDGRQPESRIYLAAPIALADLEAQLGDQVTTDDEYTWNAERAAVAARRVTRLGAITLREATLGEPDPARVAGVMARELLRRGVGNLPWSDDARSLRQRVAFLRTTDATWPDLSDAALTASVEQWLSPLLLGTRRLDDVRALDLADALRSMLSWPQRAALDTLAPVQVAVPTGSRITIDYSNAESPVLAVRLQEMFGLADTPRVAGGRVPLTLHLLSPARRPVQVTTDLAGFWQRSYFDVRKDLRGRYPRHYWPDDPLVAEPTRRAKPRGT, translated from the coding sequence GTGAATTCGCTCCCCATCGACGAAGCGCTCCCGGCCCTCCGCGCCGCGCTCCGCGCCCACACGAGCGCCGTGCTCCAGGCGCCACCCGGCGCCGGCAAGACGACGCGCGTTCCGCTGGCCCTGCTCGACGAGCCCTGGCTCTCGGGCCGCGCGATCGTGATGCTCGAGCCGCGGCGCCTGGCCACGCGCGCCGCTGCCCGGTACATGGCGCGCACGCTGGGCCAGCCGGTGGGTCGCACGGTGGGCTTCCGCGTGCGCGGCGAGTCGGCGGTGAGCGCCACCACGCGCGTCGAAGTGGTGACCGAAGGCATCCTCACGCGGCGCATGCAGCACGACCCGGCGCTGGACGGCGTCGGGCTGGTCATCTTCGACGAATTCCATGAGCGCAGCGTGCACGCCGACTTGGGCCTGGCGTTCGCGCTGCAGTCGCAGGCCCTGCTCCGCCCCGACCTGCGCCTGCTCGTGATGTCGGCCACGCTCGACGGCGACCCGGTGGCGGCGCTCCTCGGCGGCGCGCCGATCGTGCGCAGCGAGGGGCGGTCGTTCCCGGTGGACACGCGCTACCTGCCGCGCCGCGCCGACGCGCGCGTGGAGCCGGACGCGGCCGCCGCGGTGCAGCGCGCCCTCGCCGACGACACGGGCGACATCCTCGTCTTTCTGCCCGGCGCCGGTGAGATCCGTCGCACGAGCGAACTCCTCGCCGGCCGGTTGGCCGATCCACGGGTCCACGTGGCGCCGCTCTACGGCGACCTCCCGGCCGACGCACAGGACCAGGCCATCCAGCCCAGCCCGCCGGGCCAACGCAAGGTGGTGCTCGCCACGAGCATCGCGCAGACCAGCCTCACCATCGAAGGGGTGCGCGTGGTGATCGACGCCGGCCTCTCGCGCGGGCCCAGCTTCTCGCCGCGCAGCGGGATGACGCGGCTGGAAACAGTGCGCGTGTCGCGCGCGTCGGCCGACCAGCGCCGCGGCCGCGCCGGCCGCGTGGCGCCCGGGGTGTGCTACCGGCTGTGGAGCGCCCAGGAGGAACATCACCTGGTGGCGCACGAGTCGCCGGAGATGCTCACCGCCGACCTCGCCCCGGTGGCGCTCGAACTGGCGGCCGCCGGCATCGCCCACCCCACGGACTTGAAGTGGCTCGATCCGCCGCCGACGGCGGCGTTCCGCCAAGCGCGCGAGCTGCTCGTCGAACTGGGCGCGCTCGGCCCCGATGGCCGGATCACGCCCCACGGGACGCGGATGGCGGCGCTGGGCACCCATCCGCGGCTGGCGCACCTGATGCTGCGCGGCGCGGAACTGGGCGCGGCGGCGGACGCCGCAACGGTCGCGGCGCTGCTCGAGGAGCGCGACATCCTGCGCGGCGAGGGCGCGCCCCCGCCGGCCGACTTCACCCTGCGCGTGGACGCGCTGCGCGGACGCGGCGGCATCGCGCACATGGCCGCCGCCCGCGTGGACGGCCCGGCCGCGCACCGCGTGCGCGAGCTGGCGCAGCGGTGGCGCGCACAGCTCGAGTCGCCGCCCGGCGCCGCCGCCGAGATCCCGCTCGGCGCGCTCCTCGCGCTGGCCTACCCCGATCGCGTGGCCCAGCGCCGCGTGGGCCAGCGCACGCGCTATCTCATGCGCAACGGCCAGGGCGCGGTGCTCGGCGATGCGGCGGCATTCAGCGATGCGGAATATCTCGTGGTCACCGAGACCGACGGCCGGCAGCCGGAGAGCCGCATCTATCTGGCGGCGCCGATCGCGCTCGCCGACCTCGAGGCGCAACTCGGGGATCAGGTCACCACCGACGACGAGTACACGTGGAACGCCGAGCGCGCGGCGGTCGCGGCGCGGCGGGTGACGCGGCTGGGCGCGATCACGCTTCGCGAGGCCACGCTCGGCGAGCCCGATCCCGCCCGGGTGGCCGGCGTCATGGCGCGCGAGCTGCTGCGCCGCGGCGTGGGCAACCTGCCGTGGAGCGACGACGCGCGTTCGCTGCGGCAGCGCGTGGCGTTCCTGCGCACCACGGACGCGACGTGGCCCGATCTCTCCGACGCGGCATTGACGGCGTCGGTCGAGCAGTGGCTGTCGCCGCTTCTGCTGGGCACGCGGCGGCTGGACGACGTGCGCGCGTTGGACCTGGCCGACGCGTTGCGGAGCATGCTCTCCTGGCCGCAGCGCGCGGCGCTGGACACGCTCGCGCCCGTGCAGGTCGCCGTCCCGACCGGATCGCGCATCACGATCGACTACTCGAATGCGGAATCGCCCGTGCTGGCGGTGCGCCTGCAGGAGATGTTCGGCCTGGCCGACACGCCGCGCGTGGCGGGCGGACGCGTGCCGCTCACGCTGCATCTGCTGTCGCCGGCCCGGCGGCCGGTGCAGGTGACCACCGACCTCGCGGGATTCTGGCAGCGAAGCTACTTCGACGTTCGCAAGGACTTACGGGGCCGCTATCCGCGGCATTACTGGCCGGACGATCCGCTGGTGGCTGAACCGACCCGTCGCGCCAAACCGCGCGGCACGTGA
- a CDS encoding PQQ-dependent sugar dehydrogenase — translation MKILAFTLLAALAPLSATAQRCAPQSAPLDLPKGFCATLFTANVQGARHMVVAPNGDVFVAGRGGRGSATAITALRDTNHDGVADIRKQWGDFSSSEVRLFDGYLYAENGTGVVRYPMAAGQLEPSGPPDTIVKDLPAGGNHPLKTFVIDRNGVMYVNVGTATNACQAKDRQKGVPGIDPCVERETRGGIWKFDARKKDQTQAMGEHYAIGIRNSVGMDINPADNTLWVMQHGRDQLNLWPEYADMASAESPAEELIHVQEHGDYGWPYCYFDVPKHQLMLAPEYGGHDDRQGRCAEAKGPVATFPAHWAPNGLMFYRGGNFPAAYRHGVFIAFHGSWNRAPEPQAGYRVVFQPLNGNAAGGAYQTFAGGFFTDGKFTALGGRPTGLAEGPDGALYIADDQHGRVFRVVYVGER, via the coding sequence ATGAAGATCCTCGCATTCACCCTCCTCGCCGCGCTCGCCCCGCTCTCCGCCACGGCCCAGCGCTGTGCGCCACAGAGCGCCCCTCTCGACCTTCCCAAGGGATTCTGCGCCACCCTGTTCACCGCCAACGTGCAGGGCGCGCGCCACATGGTGGTGGCGCCCAACGGGGACGTGTTCGTGGCCGGCCGCGGCGGTCGTGGGTCCGCCACGGCCATCACTGCGCTCCGCGACACCAACCACGACGGCGTGGCGGACATCCGCAAACAGTGGGGCGACTTCAGTTCCAGCGAGGTGCGCCTGTTCGACGGCTACCTGTACGCCGAGAACGGCACCGGCGTGGTGCGCTATCCGATGGCCGCCGGCCAACTCGAGCCGTCGGGACCGCCCGACACGATCGTCAAGGATCTGCCGGCCGGCGGCAACCACCCGCTCAAGACCTTCGTCATCGACCGGAATGGCGTGATGTACGTGAACGTCGGCACCGCCACCAACGCGTGCCAGGCCAAGGATCGGCAGAAGGGCGTGCCGGGCATCGATCCGTGCGTGGAGCGCGAGACCCGCGGCGGCATCTGGAAGTTCGACGCCCGGAAGAAGGATCAGACGCAGGCCATGGGCGAGCACTATGCCATCGGCATCCGCAATTCGGTGGGCATGGACATCAACCCCGCCGACAACACGCTGTGGGTCATGCAGCACGGGCGCGACCAGCTCAACCTGTGGCCCGAATACGCCGACATGGCCAGCGCCGAATCGCCCGCCGAGGAGCTGATCCACGTGCAGGAGCACGGCGACTACGGCTGGCCCTACTGTTACTTCGACGTGCCCAAGCACCAGTTGATGCTCGCCCCGGAATACGGCGGTCACGACGACCGGCAGGGCCGGTGCGCCGAGGCGAAGGGGCCGGTGGCCACGTTCCCCGCGCACTGGGCGCCCAACGGGCTCATGTTCTACCGCGGCGGCAACTTCCCCGCCGCGTATCGGCACGGCGTGTTCATCGCCTTCCACGGCTCGTGGAACCGCGCCCCCGAGCCGCAGGCCGGCTACCGCGTGGTGTTCCAGCCGCTCAACGGCAACGCCGCGGGTGGCGCGTACCAGACGTTCGCCGGCGGGTTCTTCACCGATGGCAAGTTCACCGCGCTGGGCGGGCGCCCCACGGGGCTGGCCGAGGGTCCGGACGGCGCCCTGTACATCGCCGATGATCAGCACGGGCGGGTGTTCCGCGTGGTGTACGTGGGCGAGCGGTAG
- the tal gene encoding transaldolase: MTDTRLQRLHDAGQSIWLDFIERAMLHNGDLTRRIAQDSLTGMTSNPTIFEKALAEGDAYDAQIRSLEGDYTAPELFELLATTDVRNACDVFATVYRATKGGDGYVSIEVSPAAANDAAATVAEAKRLWNTVSRPNVMIKVPGTVEGATAVRQLIAEGINVNITLLFAIAAHDRVIEAYLSGLEDRVSRGKPIDEIASVASFFVSRVDTEVDKRLDLMARQDAGHADAFSALKGKAAVANAKLAYALFAERFVGPRWDALRARGARLQRPLWASTSTKNPAYRDVIYVEELIGPDTVNTMPPATLEAFRDHGEVRRTIDANLDAARRDLASLRAAGISLDDVTDTLLVSGLASFQKSYDSLIAGLAQKSESLGRHLAAR; the protein is encoded by the coding sequence ATGACCGACACCAGACTCCAGCGTCTGCACGACGCCGGCCAATCCATCTGGCTCGATTTCATCGAGCGCGCGATGCTGCACAACGGCGACCTCACCCGGCGCATCGCCCAGGATTCGCTCACCGGGATGACGTCCAATCCCACGATCTTCGAGAAGGCGCTGGCTGAAGGCGACGCCTACGACGCGCAGATCCGCTCGTTGGAGGGCGACTACACGGCCCCCGAGCTGTTCGAACTGCTCGCCACCACCGACGTCCGCAACGCGTGCGATGTGTTCGCGACGGTGTACCGCGCCACCAAGGGCGGCGACGGTTATGTCTCGATCGAGGTCTCGCCGGCCGCCGCCAACGACGCCGCGGCCACGGTCGCCGAGGCGAAGCGCCTGTGGAACACGGTCAGCCGGCCGAACGTGATGATCAAGGTGCCCGGCACGGTCGAAGGCGCCACGGCGGTGCGCCAGCTCATCGCCGAGGGCATCAACGTCAACATCACCCTCCTGTTCGCCATCGCCGCCCACGATCGCGTGATCGAGGCCTACCTGTCGGGACTCGAAGATCGCGTCTCCCGCGGCAAGCCGATCGACGAGATCGCCTCGGTGGCCAGCTTCTTCGTGAGTCGTGTCGATACCGAGGTGGACAAGCGGCTCGACCTCATGGCGCGCCAGGACGCCGGTCACGCCGATGCGTTCTCGGCGCTCAAGGGCAAGGCGGCGGTGGCCAATGCGAAGCTCGCGTACGCGTTGTTCGCCGAGCGCTTCGTCGGCCCGCGCTGGGACGCGCTGCGCGCCAGGGGGGCGCGGCTGCAGCGGCCGCTCTGGGCCAGCACGAGCACCAAGAACCCGGCCTATCGCGACGTGATCTACGTGGAGGAGCTCATCGGCCCCGACACCGTCAACACGATGCCGCCGGCCACCCTCGAGGCGTTCCGCGATCACGGCGAGGTGCGCCGCACGATCGATGCCAACCTCGACGCCGCGCGCCGCGACCTCGCGTCCCTCCGGGCCGCCGGGATCTCGCTCGACGACGTCACCGACACCCTGCTCGTGAGCGGGCTGGCCAGTTTCCAGAAATCCTATGATTCGCTGATCGCCGGGCTCGCGCAGAAGTCCGAATCGCTCGGCCGCCATCTCGCCGCGCGCTGA
- the pyk gene encoding pyruvate kinase, translating into MKALDTRNRPPGAAAFCSTKIVCTLGPATASADAVAGLIEAGMNVARVNFSHGTHEQHAETIARVRSVADAMGKPVAILGDLQGPRIRIGDLAGPLELAEGAEIVLAPEHVAHGADVPVTYARLADDVTDGDRVLVDDGLLELVVLEVHGPKVAVRVLHGGLLRSHKGMNLPGVQVSAPSITDKDREDVAFAIEQGLEYLALSFVRRAEDIAELRTLIPRHLLVVAKIEKDSALENIESIVRASDGVMVARGDLGVELPFEEVPFAQKRIIAIANKLGRPVITATQMLESMFTNPRPTRAEASDVANAILDGTDAVMLSAETATGQYPRLAVEAMTRIIREIERRRSAEPRDLWRELDGEVSNEFAIAAASAAAVRMLHAPVLIVFTKSGFSARIVASQRPGVPILVLTDVARTYRQLGLVWGVIPELVPHCDTYEAMVRVAVDVVNRRQLARPGDRVVVTAGVPFDVPGSTNTLKVETV; encoded by the coding sequence GTGAAAGCTCTCGATACGCGCAACCGGCCGCCGGGCGCGGCGGCCTTCTGCAGCACGAAGATCGTCTGCACCCTGGGCCCCGCCACCGCGTCGGCCGACGCCGTGGCCGGACTGATCGAAGCGGGCATGAACGTGGCCCGCGTCAACTTCTCGCACGGCACGCACGAACAGCACGCCGAAACCATCGCCCGGGTGCGATCGGTGGCCGATGCCATGGGCAAGCCGGTGGCCATCCTCGGCGATCTCCAGGGGCCCCGCATCCGCATCGGCGACCTGGCCGGTCCGCTCGAACTGGCCGAGGGCGCGGAGATCGTGCTCGCGCCCGAGCACGTGGCGCACGGCGCCGACGTCCCCGTCACCTACGCGCGCCTGGCCGACGACGTGACCGACGGCGACCGCGTGCTCGTGGACGACGGCCTGCTCGAGCTGGTGGTGCTCGAGGTCCATGGCCCCAAGGTGGCGGTGCGCGTGCTGCACGGCGGACTCCTCAGGAGCCACAAGGGAATGAATCTGCCCGGCGTCCAGGTCTCGGCGCCGTCGATCACCGACAAGGATCGCGAGGACGTGGCGTTCGCCATCGAGCAAGGGCTCGAATACCTCGCTCTCAGCTTCGTGCGCCGCGCCGAGGACATCGCCGAGCTGCGCACGCTCATCCCGCGCCATCTGCTCGTCGTGGCCAAGATCGAGAAGGACTCGGCGCTCGAGAACATCGAGAGCATCGTGCGCGCCTCCGACGGCGTGATGGTGGCCCGCGGCGACCTCGGCGTGGAGTTGCCGTTCGAGGAGGTGCCGTTCGCGCAGAAGCGCATCATCGCCATCGCCAACAAACTCGGCCGCCCGGTGATCACGGCCACGCAGATGCTCGAGTCGATGTTCACGAACCCGCGGCCCACGCGCGCCGAGGCGAGCGACGTGGCCAACGCGATCCTCGACGGCACCGACGCGGTGATGCTCTCCGCCGAGACCGCCACCGGCCAGTATCCGCGCCTCGCCGTGGAGGCGATGACGCGCATCATACGCGAGATCGAGCGCCGCCGCAGCGCCGAGCCGCGCGACCTCTGGCGCGAACTGGACGGCGAGGTCTCCAACGAGTTCGCCATCGCCGCCGCGAGCGCCGCGGCCGTGCGCATGCTCCACGCGCCGGTGCTGATCGTGTTCACCAAGAGCGGCTTCAGCGCGCGCATCGTGGCCTCGCAGCGGCCCGGCGTGCCGATTCTCGTGCTCACCGACGTGGCGCGCACGTATCGGCAGCTCGGCCTCGTGTGGGGGGTGATCCCCGAGCTCGTCCCGCACTGCGACACCTACGAAGCCATGGTGCGCGTGGCCGTCGACGTGGTCAACCGCCGGCAGCTCGCGCGGCCCGGCGACCGCGTGGTCGTCACCGCCGGCGTGCCGTTTGACGTGCCCGGGTCCACCAATACGCTCAAGGTGGAGACGGTGTGA
- a CDS encoding M20/M25/M40 family metallo-hydrolase, translating to MPESNPRRGSAALIVALTVLLTVPAVSRAQSLADQYRGPANRLIDAAMADTTAYSRLADMTDSFGNRLSGSPNLEHAIDWILARMKADGLANVHGEPVMVPHWVRGEESAELVQPRAYQLHMLGLGGSVATPPQGITAPVLVVKSFDDLAAHADQAKGKIVIFDSPFPTDVPPMEGYRINVAYRGGAASAAAAVGAVAALIRSVTPHSQQTPHTGSLRYAPGVPKIPSAALSVEDVEMIHRMQDRGNPIVLTLRMQAHTEPDAPSRNIVAELRGSEKPDEVVVLGGHIDSWDVGEGAMDDGGGSFAAWEAVRLMQALGLKPRRTVRVVMWVNEENGGRGGRAYHDAHLAELPRHVAAMESDNGVFRPDGFRFQGSDSALVIAKQIGALLARIGASNVVAGDPEADVEATIHTGVPGFALNVDDSRYFWFHHTAADMMTVIDPDDFRRCIATMAVMAYVLADMPDPLPRVTVGR from the coding sequence ATGCCCGAGTCCAACCCACGTCGCGGTTCCGCGGCGCTGATCGTCGCGCTGACGGTGCTCCTGACCGTCCCGGCCGTCTCCCGCGCGCAGTCGCTCGCCGACCAGTACCGCGGTCCGGCCAATCGGCTGATCGACGCCGCCATGGCCGATACCACGGCGTACAGCCGGTTGGCCGACATGACCGACAGCTTCGGCAATCGACTGAGCGGATCGCCCAACCTCGAGCACGCCATCGACTGGATCCTGGCGCGCATGAAGGCCGACGGCCTGGCCAACGTGCACGGCGAGCCGGTGATGGTGCCGCACTGGGTGCGCGGCGAAGAATCGGCGGAGTTGGTGCAGCCGCGCGCCTACCAGCTCCACATGCTGGGGCTCGGCGGCAGCGTGGCCACGCCGCCGCAGGGCATCACCGCCCCGGTGCTCGTGGTGAAGAGCTTCGACGATCTCGCCGCGCACGCCGACCAGGCCAAGGGGAAGATCGTGATCTTCGACTCCCCCTTTCCCACCGACGTCCCGCCCATGGAGGGGTACCGCATCAACGTCGCGTACCGCGGCGGCGCCGCGTCGGCGGCGGCCGCGGTGGGTGCGGTCGCGGCCCTCATCCGCTCGGTGACGCCCCACTCGCAGCAGACCCCGCACACCGGCTCGCTGCGCTACGCGCCCGGCGTACCGAAGATCCCCTCGGCCGCGCTCAGCGTGGAAGACGTGGAGATGATCCACCGGATGCAGGACCGCGGCAATCCGATCGTGCTCACCCTGCGCATGCAGGCGCACACGGAGCCCGACGCGCCGTCGCGGAACATCGTGGCCGAGCTGCGGGGGTCGGAGAAGCCCGATGAGGTCGTGGTGCTGGGCGGACACATCGATTCGTGGGACGTGGGCGAGGGCGCCATGGACGACGGCGGTGGCAGCTTCGCCGCCTGGGAGGCCGTGCGGCTGATGCAGGCCCTGGGACTCAAGCCGCGGCGCACGGTGCGCGTGGTGATGTGGGTGAACGAGGAGAACGGCGGACGCGGCGGGCGGGCCTATCACGACGCGCATCTGGCGGAGCTTCCCAGGCACGTGGCGGCCATGGAGTCGGACAACGGCGTCTTCCGTCCCGATGGCTTCCGCTTCCAGGGCAGCGACTCGGCGCTGGTCATCGCCAAGCAGATCGGCGCCCTGCTCGCGCGCATCGGCGCGTCCAACGTCGTGGCCGGCGATCCCGAGGCGGACGTCGAGGCCACGATCCACACCGGCGTGCCCGGGTTCGCGCTCAACGTGGACGACTCGCGCTACTTCTGGTTCCATCACACCGCGGCCGACATGATGACCGTCATCGACCCCGACGACTTCCGCCGCTGCATCGCGACGATGGCCGTGATGGCGTACGTGCTGGCGGACATGCCGGATCCGTTGCCGCGAGTGACGGTAGGACGGTAG
- a CDS encoding alanyl-tRNA editing protein: protein MTDRLYYKDAYLTDFDATIVEVADGGHRVYLDRTALYPTSGGQPFDTGTLGGRRVTDVVDEDDRIAHLLDGPLDAAAGAVHGRVDWARRFDHMQQHTGQHLLSAVLEDLHGWKTVSVHFGDETSTLDVNTDAAPRARLDAAEDRANAVIAEARAVSVSFEDAAAPGLRKPSGRTGEIRVITIAGVDRSACGGTHVRGTGEIGALLLRRVEKVKQGTRIEFVCGARAVRRARADYAALSSIAQALSSSVDDAPSMVEAKLAAARDVEASRRRIERELDAYRARERYDAATPDARGVRRVIERRADGALDDLRGLAHAVCALPRAAFVGTIAASGAVIAGTSEDSGLEAGAVLKRALGAAGGRGGGSPRMAQGAVGAEQGDAVVQAVLAEWDHVS from the coding sequence ATGACCGACCGGCTCTACTATAAGGATGCATACCTCACCGACTTCGACGCCACGATCGTCGAGGTCGCGGACGGCGGCCACCGGGTGTACCTGGACCGGACGGCGCTCTATCCCACGTCGGGCGGGCAGCCGTTCGACACCGGCACGCTGGGCGGGCGCCGCGTGACCGACGTGGTGGACGAGGACGACCGGATCGCCCATCTGCTCGATGGGCCGTTGGACGCGGCGGCCGGCGCCGTGCACGGCCGGGTGGACTGGGCGCGGCGGTTCGACCACATGCAGCAGCACACGGGGCAGCATCTGCTCTCGGCCGTGCTCGAGGACCTCCACGGCTGGAAGACGGTGAGCGTGCACTTCGGTGACGAGACGTCGACGCTCGACGTGAACACCGACGCCGCGCCGCGCGCCAGGCTCGACGCCGCCGAGGATCGCGCCAATGCGGTGATCGCCGAAGCGCGCGCCGTGTCGGTGTCGTTCGAGGACGCGGCGGCGCCGGGGCTGCGGAAGCCGTCGGGCCGCACCGGCGAGATCCGCGTGATCACCATTGCCGGCGTGGATCGCAGCGCCTGCGGCGGCACGCACGTGCGCGGCACGGGCGAGATCGGCGCGCTGTTGTTGCGGCGCGTCGAGAAGGTGAAGCAGGGCACGCGCATCGAGTTCGTGTGCGGCGCGCGCGCGGTGCGGCGGGCCCGCGCCGACTACGCGGCGCTGTCGTCCATCGCGCAGGCGCTGTCCAGTTCGGTGGACGATGCGCCGTCGATGGTGGAAGCGAAGCTCGCGGCGGCGCGCGACGTCGAAGCGAGCCGGCGCAGGATCGAGCGGGAGTTGGACGCTTATCGCGCGCGCGAGCGGTACGACGCCGCCACCCCCGACGCGCGCGGCGTGCGTCGCGTGATCGAACGCCGTGCCGACGGCGCGCTGGACGACCTGCGCGGACTGGCGCATGCGGTGTGCGCGCTGCCGCGTGCCGCGTTCGTGGGCACGATCGCGGCATCGGGCGCCGTGATCGCCGGCACGTCGGAAGACTCGGGGCTCGAAGCCGGCGCCGTGCTCAAGCGCGCGCTCGGCGCGGCGGGGGGGCGGGGCGGCGGCTCGCCGCGCATGGCGCAGGGGGCGGTTGGGGCGGAGCAGGGGGACGCGGTGGTGCAGGCGGTGCTCGCCGAATGGGATCACGTGTCATGA